From a single Streptomyces misionensis genomic region:
- the lepB gene encoding signal peptidase I translates to MGSRARPRAGSGAPAGRRRPAGGRASASGGTRRTSAPGGRSRAERRKLQRKVKRKRRRSAVREIPLLVGVAVLIALVLKTFLVQAFVIPSGSMEQTIRIGDRVLVDKLTPWFGAEPHRGDVVVFRDPGGWLDGEQSTTTSDPVVLKQLKEGLSFIGLLPSDNEKDLIKRVIGVGGDHVKCCDAKGRVTVNGVPLDEKDYLYPGNAPSATPFDVTVPKGRLWVMGDHRAYSADSRFHRDSPFGGTVSVDSVVGRAMWIGWPVGHWTRLEEPKTFASVGRAGAGTAAAQPPSHRVDHENPNGMTRLPTPAELPLVMGVVGLRRLWRGRRHGVRSWRGGCGGWRTVGTRRRGAPRKPRGGERLGLGRRHDHRERHDGGRRRHAA, encoded by the coding sequence ATGGGTAGCCGCGCCAGACCGCGTGCCGGGTCCGGTGCCCCCGCCGGCCGCCGGCGGCCCGCCGGGGGCCGCGCGTCCGCGTCCGGCGGGACCCGCCGCACCTCGGCGCCCGGCGGCCGCAGCCGCGCCGAACGGCGCAAGCTCCAGCGCAAGGTCAAACGCAAGCGCAGGCGCTCGGCCGTGCGGGAGATCCCCCTTCTGGTGGGGGTCGCGGTCCTCATCGCCCTGGTGCTGAAGACCTTCCTCGTCCAGGCGTTCGTGATCCCGTCCGGCTCCATGGAGCAGACGATCCGGATCGGCGACCGCGTCCTGGTCGACAAGCTCACCCCCTGGTTCGGCGCCGAGCCGCACCGCGGGGACGTCGTGGTCTTCCGGGACCCGGGCGGCTGGCTGGACGGCGAACAGTCCACGACCACGTCCGACCCGGTCGTCCTCAAACAGCTCAAGGAGGGCCTGAGCTTCATCGGGCTGCTCCCGTCCGACAATGAGAAAGACCTGATCAAACGGGTCATCGGGGTCGGCGGCGACCATGTGAAGTGCTGCGACGCCAAGGGCCGCGTCACGGTCAACGGCGTCCCGCTCGACGAGAAGGACTACCTCTACCCGGGCAACGCGCCCTCCGCCACGCCCTTCGACGTCACCGTCCCCAAGGGCCGGCTGTGGGTGATGGGCGACCACCGCGCCTACTCCGCGGACTCCCGCTTCCACCGGGACTCCCCGTTCGGCGGAACGGTCTCGGTGGATTCGGTGGTCGGCCGGGCCATGTGGATCGGCTGGCCGGTCGGCCACTGGACGCGCCTGGAGGAACCTAAAACCTTTGCAAGCGTTGGCCGGGCCGGGGCGGGGACCGCTGCGGCCCAGCCCCCGTCGCATAGGGTTGACCACGAGAATCCGAACGGAATGACCCGGCTCCCGACCCCTGCGGAACTCCCGCTCGTTATGGGAGTGGTGGGCCTGCGCCGTCTGTGGCGCGGGCGGCGGCACGGAGTAAGGAGTTGGCGTGGGGGATGTGGCGGTTGGCGCACGGTCGGGACACGACGGCGAGGAGCACCGCGGAAACCCCGCGGAGGCGAACGGCTCGGACTCGGACGGCGCCATGACCACCGGGAACGACACGACGGCGGGAGACGACGGCATGCCGCGTGA
- a CDS encoding RNA-binding protein: MLEEALEHLVKGIVDNPDDVQVASRNLRRGRVLEVRVHPDDLGKVIGRNGRTARALRTVVGAIGGRGVRVDLVDVDNVR; the protein is encoded by the coding sequence ATGCTCGAAGAGGCGCTTGAGCACCTCGTGAAGGGCATCGTCGACAACCCTGACGATGTGCAGGTCGCCTCGCGCAACCTGCGCCGCGGGCGCGTGCTGGAGGTCCGGGTCCACCCCGACGACCTCGGCAAGGTGATCGGCCGCAACGGTCGTACCGCGCGCGCTCTGCGTACCGTCGTGGGCGCCATCGGCGGTCGCGGTGTCCGCGTCGACCTGGTCGACGTGGACAACGTCCGCTGA
- the lepB gene encoding signal peptidase I, which yields MDTEAQPTERDRTSLPESPGPEERSRSSLPTRIAEWLPGGRVTLTLFACLAFLLLLSTFVVQPFQIPSGSMEQGLRIGDRVLVNKLVYRFGAGPGRGDVIVFDGTGYFGDGDYIKRVVGVGGDHVVCCTKQGRIEVNGRAVDESAFLYPGDSASSVPFDIVVPPGTLFVLGDHRSDSSDSRDHLGSPGGGMIPVGDVIGRADWIIWPYRHWTHLTRPSAYARVPAAAGGAHG from the coding sequence ATGGACACCGAAGCACAGCCGACGGAACGCGACCGCACCTCCCTCCCGGAATCCCCGGGTCCGGAGGAGCGGTCGCGTTCCTCGTTGCCGACGCGGATCGCCGAGTGGCTGCCCGGCGGCCGTGTCACCCTCACCCTCTTCGCCTGCCTGGCGTTCCTGCTCCTGCTGAGCACCTTCGTGGTGCAGCCCTTCCAGATCCCCAGCGGATCCATGGAGCAGGGGCTGCGGATCGGCGACCGCGTCCTCGTCAACAAGCTCGTCTACCGTTTCGGTGCCGGTCCCGGCCGCGGGGACGTGATTGTGTTCGACGGAACCGGGTATTTCGGGGACGGCGACTACATCAAACGCGTCGTCGGGGTGGGCGGCGACCACGTGGTCTGCTGCACCAAGCAGGGGAGGATCGAGGTGAACGGCCGCGCGGTCGACGAGTCGGCGTTCCTCTACCCCGGGGACAGCGCCTCCAGCGTGCCCTTCGACATCGTGGTGCCGCCCGGCACCCTCTTCGTCCTCGGTGACCACCGCAGCGACTCCAGCGACTCCCGCGACCACCTCGGCTCGCCCGGCGGCGGCATGATCCCCGTCGGCGACGTCATCGGCCGGGCCGACTGGATCATCTGGCCGTACCGCCACTGGACCCATCTGACCCGGCCGTCCGCCTACGCGCGCGTGCCCGCCGCGGCGGGTGGCGCCCATGGGTAG
- the ffh gene encoding signal recognition particle protein, with protein sequence MFDTLSDRLSATFKNLRGKGRLSEADIDATAREIRIALLEADVALPVVRTFIKNVKERALGAEVSKALNPAQQVLKIVNDELVTILGGETRRLRFAKQPPTVIMLAGLQGAGKTTLAGKLGRWLKEQGHSPLLVACDLQRPNAVNQLSVVAERAGVAVYAPEPGNGVGDPVKVAKDSIEFAKSKVHDIVIVDTAGRLGIDQEMMQQAADIRDAVSPDEILFVVDAMIGQDAVNTAEAFRDGVGFDGVVLSKLDGDARGGAALSIRQITGKPIMFASNGEKLDDFDAFHPDRMASRILDMGDLLTLIEQAEKTFSQEEAAKMASKLASKKGQDFTLDDFLAQMEQVRKMGSISKLLGMLPGMGQIKEQIQNIDERDVDRTAAIIKSMTPGERQDPTIINGSRRARIAKGSGVEVSAVKNLVERFFEARKMMSRMAQGGGMPGMPGIPGMGGGPGRQKKQQKKAKGKQRSGNPMKRKQQELEEAQRREAAAQGGNAFGLPQQGGQEFELPDEFKKFMG encoded by the coding sequence GTGTTCGATACCCTCTCCGACCGCCTCAGCGCGACTTTCAAAAACCTCCGCGGCAAGGGCAGGTTGTCCGAGGCGGACATCGACGCCACGGCACGCGAGATCCGCATCGCGCTCCTCGAAGCGGACGTGGCCCTTCCTGTCGTGCGCACGTTCATCAAGAACGTCAAGGAGCGCGCGCTCGGCGCCGAGGTCTCCAAGGCGCTGAACCCCGCCCAGCAGGTCCTGAAGATCGTCAACGACGAGCTCGTGACCATCCTCGGCGGCGAGACCCGGCGCCTGCGCTTCGCCAAGCAGCCGCCCACCGTGATCATGCTCGCGGGTCTCCAGGGTGCCGGTAAGACCACCCTCGCGGGCAAGCTCGGCCGCTGGCTCAAGGAGCAGGGCCACTCCCCGCTCCTGGTCGCCTGTGACCTCCAGCGCCCCAACGCGGTCAACCAGCTCAGCGTCGTCGCCGAGCGCGCGGGCGTGGCCGTCTACGCCCCGGAGCCGGGCAACGGCGTCGGCGACCCGGTGAAGGTCGCCAAGGACTCCATCGAGTTCGCGAAGTCCAAGGTCCACGACATCGTGATCGTGGACACCGCCGGCCGTCTCGGCATCGACCAGGAGATGATGCAGCAGGCCGCGGACATCCGCGACGCCGTCTCCCCGGACGAGATCCTCTTCGTCGTCGACGCGATGATCGGTCAGGACGCGGTCAACACCGCCGAGGCCTTCCGCGACGGCGTCGGCTTCGACGGCGTGGTGCTGTCCAAGCTCGACGGCGACGCCCGCGGTGGTGCCGCCCTGTCGATCCGGCAGATCACCGGCAAGCCGATCATGTTCGCGTCGAACGGCGAGAAGCTGGACGACTTCGACGCGTTCCACCCGGACCGGATGGCCTCCCGCATCCTCGACATGGGTGACCTGCTCACCCTGATCGAGCAGGCGGAGAAGACCTTCAGCCAGGAAGAGGCCGCCAAGATGGCCTCGAAGCTGGCGTCCAAGAAGGGCCAGGACTTCACCCTGGACGACTTCCTGGCCCAGATGGAGCAGGTCCGCAAGATGGGCTCCATCTCCAAGCTGCTCGGCATGCTCCCGGGCATGGGCCAGATCAAGGAGCAGATCCAGAACATCGACGAGCGCGACGTGGACCGCACCGCCGCGATCATCAAGTCGATGACCCCGGGCGAGCGCCAGGACCCGACGATCATCAACGGCTCCCGCCGCGCCCGTATCGCCAAGGGTTCCGGCGTCGAGGTCAGCGCGGTGAAGAACCTGGTCGAGCGGTTCTTCGAGGCCCGCAAGATGATGTCCCGGATGGCCCAGGGCGGCGGCATGCCGGGCATGCCGGGCATCCCGGGCATGGGCGGCGGCCCCGGCCGGCAGAAGAAGCAGCAGAAGAAGGCCAAGGGCAAGCAGCGCTCCGGCAACCCGATGAAGCGCAAGCAGCAGGAGCTGGAGGAGGCCCAGCGCCGCGAGGCCGCCGCGCAGGGCGGGAACGCGTTCGGGCTGCCCCAGCAGGGCGGCCAGGAGTTCGAGCTGCCGGACGAGTTCAAGAAGTTCATGGGCTGA
- the lepB gene encoding signal peptidase I: MPRDEPGAGAGESAPPPRPRSFWKELPILIVIALVLALLIKTFLVQAFSIPSASMENTLQVGDRVLVDKLTPWFGSKPERGEVVVFHDPDNWLEGEPAPNPNAVQKVLSWIGLMPSANEKDLIKRVIGVGGDTIECKNSGPLLVNGKALNEPYVYPGNTPCSLDDQGGQFKVKVPKGFIWVMGDHRQNSRDSRYNQNDRNHGFVPVDKVVGRAIVKAWPINRWGTLPVPDTFDQPGLNNQQASSAASLTVAPEGVAVAAVAPVVIWRRRRADRLRSDALSKATSGQR; encoded by the coding sequence ATGCCGCGTGACGAACCGGGCGCCGGTGCGGGCGAGTCCGCGCCGCCGCCCAGGCCGCGCTCCTTCTGGAAGGAGCTGCCGATCCTGATCGTCATCGCGCTGGTCCTCGCGCTGCTGATCAAGACGTTCCTGGTGCAGGCGTTCTCGATCCCCTCGGCCTCCATGGAGAACACCCTCCAGGTGGGCGACCGGGTGCTGGTCGACAAGCTGACCCCCTGGTTCGGATCCAAGCCCGAGCGCGGCGAGGTCGTCGTCTTCCACGACCCCGACAACTGGCTGGAGGGCGAGCCCGCGCCGAACCCGAACGCGGTGCAGAAGGTCCTCAGCTGGATCGGGCTGATGCCGTCGGCCAATGAGAAGGACCTGATCAAGCGGGTCATCGGCGTCGGCGGCGACACCATCGAGTGCAAGAACTCGGGCCCGCTGCTGGTCAACGGCAAGGCGCTGAACGAGCCGTACGTCTACCCCGGCAACACGCCGTGCAGCCTGGACGACCAGGGCGGCCAGTTCAAGGTGAAGGTCCCCAAGGGCTTCATCTGGGTGATGGGCGACCACCGCCAGAACTCCCGCGACTCGCGCTACAACCAGAACGACCGCAACCACGGCTTCGTGCCCGTGGACAAGGTCGTCGGCCGCGCCATCGTCAAGGCCTGGCCCATCAACCGCTGGGGCACCCTGCCCGTCCCGGACACCTTCGACCAGCCCGGCCTGAACAACCAGCAGGCATCCTCGGCCGCCTCCCTGACGGTCGCTCCCGAGGGCGTCGCCGTCGCGGCCGTCGCGCCGGTCGTGATCTGGCGGCGCCGGCGTGCGGACCGGCTGCGGTCCGACGCCCTGTCCAAGGCGACGAGCGGACAGCGCTGA
- the lepB gene encoding signal peptidase I, translating to MGGESTTRTAPHSGGTGTAPVGGSRLGQRLSGVAVALGLVLFLGGFGWAAVAYRPYTVPTSSMTPTIDAGDRVLAERVDGGEVRRGDVVVFRDNSWVTGSLVVKRVVAVGGDTVSCCTDGKLTVNGKQIQEPYLPKGSLAENQNFPTVTVPRGRLFLLGDERQGSLDSTAHLTDAAKGTVAADAVKARVDAVVWPWKGMLGRPTGFEALGPLSQPGPLRTIGLLIVAGAVLVLGGGAYGPIAKRAGRSRARATGTEAAGVR from the coding sequence ATGGGTGGCGAGAGTACGACGCGTACGGCCCCGCACAGCGGTGGCACCGGGACGGCACCGGTCGGCGGCAGCCGGCTCGGGCAGCGGCTGTCCGGGGTGGCCGTGGCCCTGGGCCTGGTGCTCTTCCTCGGCGGCTTCGGCTGGGCGGCCGTCGCCTATCGGCCCTACACCGTGCCCACCAGCTCCATGACCCCCACCATCGACGCCGGCGACCGCGTGCTCGCCGAGCGCGTGGACGGCGGCGAGGTGCGCCGCGGCGACGTGGTCGTCTTCCGCGACAACAGCTGGGTCACCGGCTCCCTCGTGGTCAAGCGCGTGGTGGCGGTCGGCGGCGACACCGTCTCCTGCTGCACGGACGGCAAGCTGACCGTCAACGGCAAGCAGATCCAGGAGCCGTACCTGCCCAAGGGGAGTCTGGCCGAGAACCAGAACTTCCCGACCGTGACCGTCCCCCGCGGCCGCCTCTTCCTGCTCGGCGACGAACGCCAGGGCTCCCTGGACTCCACCGCCCACCTCACGGACGCCGCCAAGGGCACCGTCGCCGCCGACGCGGTGAAGGCCCGCGTGGACGCCGTCGTGTGGCCCTGGAAGGGCATGCTGGGCCGCCCCACCGGCTTCGAGGCGCTCGGCCCCCTCTCCCAGCCGGGCCCGCTGCGCACCATCGGGCTGCTGATCGTCGCCGGCGCCGTCCTGGTCCTCGGCGGCGGCGCCTACGGCCCGATCGCCAAGCGCGCGGGCCGCTCCAGGGCCCGCGCCACCGGCACGGAGGCGGCCGGTGTCCGCTGA
- the trmD gene encoding tRNA (guanosine(37)-N1)-methyltransferase TrmD, with amino-acid sequence MRLDVVTIFPEYLDPLNVSLVGKARHRGQLAVHVHDLRGWTYDRHNTVDDTPYGGGPGMVMKTEPWGDALDTVLADGYESGAHAPALIVPTPSGRPFTQELAVELSERPWLIFTPARYEGIDRRVFDEYATRMPVYEVSIGDYVLAGGEAAVLVMTEAVARLLPGVLGNAESHRDDSFAPGAMANLLEGPVYTKPPVWRDRDIPDVLLSGHHGKIARWRRDEALRRTTLNRPDLIERCDPKAFDKKDREMLSILGWEPDPDGHPYGRFWRRAGGMEE; translated from the coding sequence ATGCGCCTCGACGTCGTCACGATCTTCCCCGAGTACCTCGACCCCCTGAACGTCTCCCTCGTCGGCAAGGCCCGGCACCGCGGACAGCTCGCGGTACACGTCCACGACCTGCGGGGATGGACGTACGACCGGCACAACACGGTCGACGACACGCCGTACGGCGGCGGCCCCGGCATGGTCATGAAGACCGAGCCCTGGGGCGACGCCCTGGACACCGTCCTCGCCGACGGCTACGAGAGCGGCGCCCACGCGCCCGCGCTGATCGTGCCCACCCCCAGCGGCCGTCCCTTCACCCAGGAACTGGCCGTGGAACTCTCCGAGCGGCCCTGGCTGATCTTCACCCCGGCCCGCTACGAGGGCATCGACCGGCGGGTCTTCGACGAGTACGCCACCCGGATGCCCGTCTACGAGGTCTCCATCGGCGACTACGTGCTGGCCGGCGGTGAGGCGGCCGTCCTCGTCATGACCGAGGCCGTCGCCCGGCTGCTGCCCGGTGTCCTCGGCAACGCCGAGTCCCACCGTGACGACTCCTTCGCCCCCGGCGCCATGGCCAACCTGCTGGAAGGCCCCGTCTACACCAAGCCGCCCGTCTGGCGCGACCGCGACATCCCCGACGTGCTGCTCAGCGGCCACCATGGGAAGATCGCCCGCTGGCGCCGCGACGAGGCTTTGCGGCGCACCACCCTCAACCGGCCCGACCTGATCGAACGCTGCGATCCCAAGGCGTTCGACAAGAAGGACCGCGAGATGCTGTCCATCCTGGGCTGGGAACCGGACCCCGACGGCCACCCGTACGGCCGATTTTGGCGCCGGGCCGGCGGCATGGAAGAATAG
- the rpsP gene encoding 30S ribosomal protein S16, with protein MAVKIKLKRLGKIRSPHYRIVVADSRTRRDGRAIEEIGKYHPTYNPSVIEVDAERVAYWLGVGAQPTEPVLAILKKTGDWQKFKGEPAPAPLLVAEPKPARPSFEALGGDDEAKGEAITQKKKAEKKDEAAAESESTEA; from the coding sequence GTGGCAGTCAAGATCAAGCTGAAGCGTCTGGGCAAGATCCGTTCGCCTCACTACCGCATCGTCGTCGCCGACTCCCGTACCCGCCGTGACGGCCGGGCCATCGAGGAGATCGGCAAGTACCACCCGACCTACAACCCGTCGGTCATCGAGGTGGACGCCGAGCGTGTGGCGTACTGGCTCGGCGTCGGCGCCCAGCCGACCGAGCCCGTCCTCGCCATCCTGAAGAAGACCGGCGACTGGCAGAAGTTCAAGGGCGAGCCGGCTCCCGCGCCGCTGCTCGTCGCCGAGCCGAAGCCGGCCCGTCCGTCGTTCGAGGCCCTCGGCGGTGACGACGAGGCCAAGGGTGAGGCCATCACCCAGAAGAAGAAGGCTGAGAAGAAGGACGAGGCCGCGGCTGAGTCCGAGTCGACCGAGGCCTGA
- the rplS gene encoding 50S ribosomal protein L19 has product MSHLLDTVDAASLRSDIPAFRPGDTVNVHVRVIEGNRSRVQQFKGVVIRRQGSGVRETFTVRKVSFSVGVERTFPVHTPIVEKIELVTRGDVRRAKLYYLRELRGKAAKIKEKRES; this is encoded by the coding sequence ATGTCTCACCTGCTCGACACCGTCGACGCCGCGTCGCTGCGCAGCGACATCCCGGCCTTCCGCCCGGGTGACACCGTCAACGTGCACGTCCGCGTCATCGAGGGCAACCGCTCCCGTGTGCAGCAGTTCAAGGGCGTGGTGATCCGTCGCCAGGGCTCCGGTGTCCGCGAGACCTTCACGGTCCGCAAGGTCTCGTTCTCCGTCGGCGTCGAGCGCACCTTCCCGGTGCACACCCCGATCGTCGAGAAGATCGAGCTGGTCACCCGTGGTGACGTGCGCCGCGCCAAGCTGTACTACCTCCGTGAGCTGCGCGGCAAGGCCGCGAAGATCAAGGAGAAGCGCGAGAGCTGA
- a CDS encoding SAM-dependent methyltransferase, with product MTASLVRHRPPHADTGTRHNPSARARDWAEIQERMLVPLHEAVHERLDVGPATRLLGLRCGSGLALLPAVARGAAVTGVDSCPELLALARERLLPADRDGTGARAQLCARLPRVTEHAPFTLVTLFEPLRRPADGSEEPGRLLADALPLAARGAAVVLAGWGPPERCATSSVLRVAANLADPLRRADGWRPAGRDDLEETARRAGLRPDGSGRVSCPFGYADPDSAVRGLLATGLFDAAARATGAEQVDKELAEALHPYRRPDGTVWMPNVFRYLIARVP from the coding sequence ATGACAGCTTCGCTCGTGCGGCACCGTCCGCCGCACGCGGACACCGGCACCCGGCACAACCCGAGCGCCCGAGCGCGGGACTGGGCCGAGATCCAGGAGCGGATGCTCGTACCGCTCCACGAGGCCGTCCACGAACGGCTCGACGTCGGCCCGGCCACCCGGCTGCTGGGCCTGCGCTGCGGCTCCGGGCTCGCCCTGCTGCCGGCCGTGGCGCGCGGCGCCGCGGTCACCGGCGTCGACTCCTGCCCCGAGCTGCTCGCCCTCGCCCGCGAACGGCTGCTGCCCGCCGACCGCGACGGCACGGGCGCGCGGGCGCAGCTCTGCGCACGTCTGCCGCGCGTGACGGAGCACGCCCCGTTCACCCTCGTGACCCTCTTCGAGCCCCTGCGCCGGCCCGCGGACGGCTCCGAGGAGCCCGGCCGGCTGCTGGCCGACGCGCTGCCGCTCGCCGCCCGGGGCGCCGCCGTGGTGCTGGCCGGCTGGGGTCCGCCGGAACGCTGTGCCACCTCCTCGGTGCTGCGGGTGGCGGCGAATCTGGCCGATCCTTTGCGCAGGGCGGACGGTTGGCGCCCGGCCGGCCGGGACGACCTGGAGGAGACCGCCCGGCGGGCGGGGCTTCGGCCGGACGGCTCCGGGCGGGTCTCGTGCCCCTTCGGGTACGCCGACCCGGACAGCGCGGTCCGCGGGCTGCTCGCCACGGGCCTGTTCGACGCGGCCGCCCGGGCGACCGGCGCCGAACAGGTCGACAAGGAGCTGGCCGAGGCCCTGCACCCCTACCGCCGCCCGGACGGCACCGTCTGGATGCCCAACGTCTTCCGCTATCTGATCGCCCGCGTGCCCTGA
- the ftsH gene encoding ATP-dependent zinc metalloprotease FtsH, giving the protein MSNAAPPRKDPEQPWRAEGTPEGPRRSGGPGLRGGKWWGLLVTAVIVFLLAWVGLNYLGQGNQPTISYTEFSRQVSEGNVATIYSKGDAIQGQLKSARNNPEGGGRYTRFKTQRPAFADDRLWQNLSSHGVTVTARPVVQERSFLSNLLLSLIPILILVAVWVFFARRLGGALSGGAGGLFGRRAPPRPVGPAPGTERTTFADVAGIDEVKGELDDVVDFLEHPDAYRRMGAKLPRGVLLAGPPGTGKTLLARAVAGEAGVPFFSASASEFIEMIVGVGASRVRELFAEARKVAPSIIFIDEIDTIGRARSGSTAMSGHDEREQTLNQILTEMDGFSGSEGVIVIAATNRADILDPALTRPGRFDRVVSVAPPDRSGREAILRIHTRDVPLAPDVDLARLARTTPGMTGADLANLANEAALLAVKRKQDRVTAADLSEALEKVQLGAERTLVMPEEDRRRTAYHESGHALLGMLQPGADPVRKITIVPRGRALGVTMSTPEVERYAHSEEYLRGRIIGALGGMAAEEVVYGVVTTGAESDLEQVTNIARGMVARWGMSERVGRLSALPSDAQQAYGLAAAPQTLDVIDAEMRRIVDECYDEARRKLRDHRGQLDALAGALLEHETLEEADAYRIAGVTRPAKETEEPR; this is encoded by the coding sequence ATGAGCAATGCGGCGCCCCCGCGCAAGGACCCGGAGCAGCCGTGGCGCGCCGAGGGCACCCCCGAGGGACCCCGGCGCTCCGGCGGCCCCGGACTCCGGGGCGGCAAGTGGTGGGGACTGCTGGTCACCGCGGTGATCGTCTTCCTGCTGGCCTGGGTGGGGCTGAACTACCTCGGCCAGGGCAACCAGCCGACGATCTCCTACACCGAGTTCAGCAGACAGGTCTCCGAGGGCAATGTCGCCACGATCTACTCCAAGGGCGACGCCATCCAGGGACAGCTGAAGAGCGCCCGGAACAACCCCGAGGGCGGCGGCCGGTACACCCGCTTCAAGACCCAGCGCCCGGCGTTCGCGGACGACCGGCTGTGGCAGAACCTCAGCAGCCACGGCGTCACGGTGACCGCGCGGCCGGTGGTCCAGGAGCGCAGCTTCCTGTCCAACCTGCTGCTCTCCCTGATCCCGATCCTGATCCTGGTCGCCGTGTGGGTCTTCTTCGCCCGGCGGCTCGGCGGGGCGCTGTCCGGGGGCGCGGGCGGTCTGTTCGGCCGCCGGGCGCCGCCCCGGCCGGTCGGCCCGGCACCGGGCACCGAGCGCACCACCTTCGCCGACGTGGCCGGCATCGACGAGGTCAAGGGCGAGCTGGACGACGTCGTCGACTTCCTGGAGCACCCGGACGCCTACCGCCGGATGGGCGCCAAGCTGCCGCGCGGAGTGCTGCTCGCGGGCCCGCCCGGCACCGGGAAGACCCTGCTCGCACGGGCGGTGGCGGGGGAGGCCGGGGTGCCGTTCTTCTCCGCGTCGGCGTCGGAGTTCATCGAGATGATCGTCGGCGTGGGCGCGTCCCGGGTGCGGGAGCTGTTCGCCGAGGCCCGCAAGGTGGCGCCCTCCATCATCTTCATCGACGAGATCGACACCATCGGCCGGGCACGCAGCGGCAGCACGGCGATGAGCGGTCACGACGAGCGGGAGCAGACGCTCAACCAGATCCTCACCGAGATGGACGGCTTCTCCGGCTCGGAGGGCGTGATCGTCATCGCGGCGACCAACCGCGCGGACATCCTGGACCCGGCGCTGACCCGTCCGGGCCGCTTCGACCGGGTGGTCAGCGTGGCCCCGCCGGACCGCTCGGGCCGGGAGGCGATCCTGCGCATCCACACCCGGGACGTGCCGCTCGCCCCGGACGTCGACCTGGCCCGGCTGGCGCGGACGACCCCCGGGATGACCGGCGCGGACCTGGCGAACCTCGCCAACGAGGCGGCGCTGCTCGCGGTCAAGCGCAAGCAGGACCGGGTGACCGCCGCCGACCTGTCCGAGGCGCTGGAGAAGGTCCAGCTGGGCGCCGAGCGCACGCTGGTGATGCCGGAGGAGGACCGGCGCCGTACGGCGTACCACGAGAGCGGCCACGCGCTGCTCGGCATGCTGCAACCGGGCGCGGACCCGGTCCGCAAGATCACCATCGTGCCGCGCGGCCGGGCGCTCGGGGTGACGATGTCCACGCCGGAGGTTGAGCGGTACGCGCACTCCGAGGAGTACCTGCGGGGCCGGATCATCGGCGCGCTGGGCGGCATGGCCGCCGAGGAGGTCGTCTACGGCGTGGTCACCACGGGCGCGGAGAGCGACCTGGAGCAGGTCACGAACATCGCGCGCGGCATGGTGGCCCGCTGGGGCATGAGCGAGCGCGTCGGCCGGCTGTCGGCCCTGCCGAGCGACGCCCAGCAGGCCTACGGGCTGGCCGCCGCCCCGCAGACCCTGGACGTCATCGACGCCGAGATGCGCCGGATCGTGGACGAGTGCTACGACGAGGCGCGCCGCAAACTCCGCGACCACCGCGGGCAGTTGGACGCGCTGGCGGGGGCGCTGCTGGAGCACGAGACGCTGGAGGAGGCGGACGCGTACCGGATCGCGGGCGTCACCCGGCCGGCCAAGGAGACCGAAGAACCCCGGTGA
- the rimM gene encoding ribosome maturation factor RimM (Essential for efficient processing of 16S rRNA) has product MQLVVARVGRAHGIKGEVTVEVRTDEPELRLAPGAVLATDPASAGPLTIETGRVHSGRLLLRFEGVTDRNGAEALRNTLLIAEVDPEELPEGEDEYYDHQLMDLDVVTEDGTEVGRITEISHLPSQDLFIVERPDGTEVMIPFVEEIVTEIDLEEQRAVITPPPGLIDDRAEIASSREPADEPGAPGDES; this is encoded by the coding sequence GTGCAGCTGGTAGTCGCACGGGTCGGCCGTGCCCATGGCATCAAGGGCGAGGTCACCGTCGAGGTACGTACCGACGAGCCGGAGCTGAGACTCGCCCCCGGCGCCGTACTCGCCACGGATCCCGCCTCCGCGGGACCGCTGACCATCGAGACGGGCCGCGTCCACAGCGGCCGTCTGCTCCTGCGCTTCGAGGGCGTCACCGACCGCAACGGCGCCGAGGCCCTGCGCAACACCCTGCTGATCGCCGAGGTGGACCCGGAGGAGCTGCCCGAGGGCGAGGACGAGTACTACGACCACCAGCTCATGGACCTCGACGTGGTCACCGAGGACGGCACGGAGGTCGGCCGGATCACCGAGATCTCGCACCTGCCCTCGCAGGACCTGTTCATCGTCGAGCGCCCGGACGGCACCGAGGTCATGATCCCCTTCGTGGAGGAGATCGTCACCGAGATCGACCTGGAGGAGCAGCGGGCCGTCATCACGCCCCCGCCCGGTCTGATCGACGACCGCGCCGAGATCGCGTCGAGCCGCGAGCCGGCGGACGAGCCCGGCGCGCCGGGGGACGAGTCGTAA